From a region of the Kwoniella mangroviensis CBS 8507 chromosome 1 map unlocalized Ctg01, whole genome shotgun sequence genome:
- a CDS encoding acyl-CoA thioesterase II: MVPFARLTDLVGVKPHPSASDMSISKPLWVPSGARGVFGGQVIAQSLAAAARTVSAPFGLHSMHCYFLLPAHANPDIHYKVERLRDGKSYSNRLVRAWQGDREVFVLLASYAVPPTTLPENFNSTSNSPQGKIKISHTLRFANESEDKSQSQNRPLPIPTSSVQPTYQNPFPENLKPWEECFPEEDRWQRFFDEKCQEWKGARRRFLEEYIKERRESPVGISRARINRSDATQNEEPEDSPVHTRMSWLHARLGPSENPDLETVKAMIAYMTDFQFIGTASRSVGLHQSSTPRIGMLASLDHSIHFYPFPEGFDPSAPLLHVMKSQSVNIASGRGVVQGRVYTKEGVLIAVTAQEGVVRADLKGLEARGLVEGGAVGDDKDENKKKRQAKL, encoded by the exons ATGGTGCCATTCGCTCGTCTGACCGATCTGGTGGGTGTGAAACCCCATCCTTCCGCATCCGACATGTCAATTTCGAAACCATTATGGGTTCCCTCAGGTGCCAGGGGAGTATTCGGCGGTCAAGTCATCGCCCAATCTCTAGCTGCCGCTGCTCGTACCGTCTCTGCACCATTCGGTCTACACAGTATGCACTGttacttccttcttcctgcaCATGCCAATCCAGATATACATTACAAAGTTGAAAGGTTAAGGGACGGGAAGAGTTATTCCAATAGATTGGTTAGAGCTTGGCAAGGCGATAGAGAGGTATTTGTATTGTTGGCTAGCTATGCCGTACCACCTACGACTTTACCTGAAAATTTCAATTCGACATCAAACTCACCCCAggggaagatcaagatatcgCATACACTTCGATTTGCCAACGAAAGTGAGGATAAAAGTCAGAGTCAAAATCGACCTTTGCCCATACCGACGTCAAGTGTACAACCGACGTACCAAAATCCTTTCCCAGAGAATCTGAAACCATGGGAAGAATGTTtcccagaagaagatagatggcAGAGGTTTTTCGATGAGAAATGTCAGGAATGGAAAGGAGCCAGGAGGAGGTTCTTAGAAGAGTATATAAAA GAACGAAGAGAATCTCCGGTCGGTATCTCCAGAGCTCGAATCAACCGATCTGACGCAACGCAGAatgaagaacctgaagatagTCCGGTCCACACTCGGATGAGCTGGTTGCATGCTAGATTAGGTCCAAGTGAAAACCCAGATTTAGAGACTGTCAAG GCGATGATTGCCTATATGACAGATTTTCAATTCATCGGTACTGCCTCCCGTTCAGTGGGATTGCATCAGAGCTCAACACCTAGAATAGGAATGCTGGCTTCCCTTGACCACTCTATCCACTTTTACCCCTTCCCAGAAGGTTTTGATCCATCTGCACCTCTTCTTCACGTAATGAAATCTCAGAGCGTGAATATAGCCAGTGGGAGGGGTGTAGTCCAAGGGAGAGTGTATACGAAAGAGGGAGTTCTGATTGCTGTGACGGCTCAAGAAGGGGTGGTGAGAGCGGATCTGAAAGGGCTGGAAGCTAGGGGGCTAGTAGAAGGAGGGGCGGTCGGGGAcgataaagatgagaataagaagaagagacaggCCAAATTATAG